From a region of the Calonectris borealis chromosome 2, bCalBor7.hap1.2, whole genome shotgun sequence genome:
- the DSG2 gene encoding desmoglein-2, whose product MSRSPAAAVRLLALLICLNYGNGLHVKVYNRNGRSGMLSHPNSLVRQKREWTVPPAFIREEEDNSYKNPIARIHSDLEDTGVVVTYTISGQGVTEPPYGLFVINGKTGDLNITGRVDREKTPMLLLRGHALDKTGAKLEEPIDLPIKIVDINDNFPVFSHEVFVGSIEELSETGTIVMRINATDADEPNNLNSKIAFRIISQSPGSAFSMDKDTGEVRVAKINLDRETQSSYSLMVEAKDRGGELGGNAATCSLEIKILDVNDNLPVVESRAFEGSVEENRANVEILRIKVFDKDEEFSDNWLANFSFIFGNEGGFFHLVTDNQTNEGILTLVKELDYEKMQSLNLSIVVTNKAEFHKSIKHSYKAQTIPIKINVINVREGLVFPGGTKIIEASEKLQIRQVIGQYQAYDEDTGKIAERVTYMKGRDTANWITIDSVTGEIRLAKELDYESSHIVNGTYTITMLGVTTDFPKKTATGTVIIQVKDENDNCPVIVNPVQTVCSDAKLVDVTANDLDGYPNSDPFSFTVIDKPEGTAKKWIIASRNGTSIQLVPQNLKPGRTEVPILIQDFQGFSCAQAQSLQLTVCKCADDGICKEKVIGAKSVGLGPGAVALIVLAFLLLLLIPLLLLLCPCGSGAKGFAAIPDYSEAMLRQWNSEGAAPEEKPVLSLNPPTALGNSRGATSGAATAAAAAAGMSGEEATAGGGSSASHVREHRNTITKERWEEQRHLLSSAEYGAMAAGGAEGMAGVEGKTVMGAGGVTVGAAGAMNEEFLRDYFNDKAVSFADEDEVQAANDCLLVYSQGESGSPHGSIGCCSFIEGDLDDHFLDDLGDKFKTLAEICIGRHINMKDSSSRNESGFGLNDAKSWFLDQQNASSSEQAFASGSRFQPDPPAHVGGGAGEDTVSEEVVTETTFASHSGQRDTRPLPAAHTETNFTVTETSYSAGAPVRSAAVFLDPQFKENVVVTERVLAPASSLQGMVEIPHLPHGSNVVVTERMVKSEGTGPGALTVQDLPDSQYVVVRERERVLVPAAEQGSLSFPALAEGRGVVVNERAVTTAGMQSRAEQAAGAGSGRQEHVLITDSLLNQAGSNLEGPPPASATLSKSSRVTKYSTVQYTRS is encoded by the exons ATCTGTTTGAATTATGGAAATGGACTCCATGTGAAG GTTTATAATCGAAATGGCAGGAGTGGCATGTTGTCTCATCCCAACAGCCTAGTGAGACAGAAGCGAGAATGGACAGTCCCTCCAGCTTTCATACGGGAAGAGGAGGACAATTCCTATAAGAATCCAATTGCTAGA ATACATTCTGATCTTGAAGATACAGGGGTAGTGGTGACTTACACTATATCTGGTCAAGGAGTTACAGAACCTCCCTATGGATTATTTGTTATCAATGGAAAGACTGGAGACCTGAACATAACAGGAAGGGTTGACAGAGAAAAGACTCCAATGCTACTT CTCAGAGGTCATGCGCTAGATAAGACTGGAGCAAAACTGGAAGAGCCAATAGACCTCCCAATTAAAATCGTGGATATAAATGAcaattttccagtgttttcacATGAAGTTTTTGTTGGTTCAATTGAAGAATTAAGTGAAACAG gtACAATTGTAATGAGGATAAATGCAACAGATGCAGATGAACCAAATAACCTAAATTCCAAAATTGCTTTCAGGATCATTTCCCAAAGCCCTGGCTCTGCTTTTAGTATGGATAAGGATACTGGCGAGGTTCGAGTAGCAAAAATAAACCTTGACAGAGAG ACACAAAGTAGCTATTCTTTGATGGTGGAAGCAAAAGACCGTGGTGGTGAATTAGGTGGGAATGCTGCAACATGTTCTTTAGAAATCAAGATTTTGGATGTCAATGACAATCTGCCTGTGGTTGAAAGTCGTGCG TTTGAAGGAAGCgttgaagaaaacagagcaaatgtgGAAATTCTGCGAATAAAAGTATTTGACAAAGATGAAGAGTTTTCTGATAACTGGCTGGcaaacttttcatttatttttggtaATGAAGGCGGCTTTTTTCATCTAGTAACAGATAACCAAACAAATGAAGGAATTTTGACTCTTGTGAAG GAACTGGattatgaaaaaatgcaaagccTAAACCTGAGCATTGTTGTTACAAACAAAGCAGAGTTCCACAAGTCAATTAAACACAGTTATAAAGCACAAACGATCCCAATCAAAATTAATGTGATTAATGTGCGGGAAGGCCTTGTATTCCCTGGTGGCACAAAAATTATTGAAGCAAGTGAGAAACTGCAGATAAGACAGGTTATTGGACAGTATCAAGCCTATGATGAAGACACTGGAAAAATAGCAGAGCGCGTTAC ATACATGAAAGGAAGAGATACAGCAAACTGGATCACAATAGACTCAGTCACAGGTGAAATCCGACTTGCCAAAGAACTGGATTACGAATCGTCTCATATAGTGAATGGTACCTACACTATCACCATGTTGGGTGTAACTACTG atTTTCCTAAGAAAACAGCCACCGGCACAGTCATTATTCAAGTTAAAGATGAGAATGATAACTGCCCAGTTATTGTGAACCCTGTGCAGACTGTGTGTTCAGATGCAAAATTAGTTGATGTTACAGCTAATGATTTGGATGGTTACCCAAACAGTGATCCCTTCAGCTTTACTGTCATTGATAAGCCAGAAGGGACAGCAAAAAAATGGATAATTGCATCCAGAAAtg GCACCAGCATACAGCTGGTACCACAAAACCTGAAGCCGGGCAGAACTGAAGTTCCCATCCTAATACAGGATTTCCAAGGGTTCAGCTGTGCTCAAGCGCAGTCTCTGCAACTGACTGTTTGTAAGTGTGCGGACGACGGTATATGCAAAGAGAAAGTTATTGGCGCCAAGTCAGTGGGCCTGGGACCAGGAGCAGTTGCACTAATCGTCTTAGCGTTTTTACTTTTGCTGC TTATTCCACTGTTACTGCTGCTGTGTCCCTGCGGCTCAGGAGCGAAAGGATTTGCTGCGATACCAGACTACAGCGAAGCGATGTTGCGTCAGTGGAACAGCGAAGGGGCAGCTCCCGAGGAGAAG CCAGTGCTAAGCCTCAACCCACCCACTGCACTGGGGAACTCGAGAGGAGCGACCAGCggagcagcaacagcagcggcagcagcagcaggaatgagCGGAGAGGAAGCtacagcaggaggaggcagctctgCCTCTCATGTAAGAGAGCATCGCAACACTATTACCAAGGAAAGATGGGAAGAGCAAAGACATCTCCTTTCTAGTGCTGAATATGGAGCCatggcagctggaggagctgaagGCATGGCAGGTGTAGAAGGCAAGACAGTGATGGGTGCAGGAGGAGTCACggtgggagcagcaggagccatGAATGAAGAATTTTTAAGAGACTACTTCAATGAT aAAGCTGTCTCTTTTGCCGATGAAGATGAAGTCCAAGCTGCAAATGACTGTCTCCTAGTTTATTCCCAGGGAGAGTCAGGCTCCCCCCACGGCTCCATCGGCTGCTGCAGCTTTATTGAGGGTGATCTTGATGACCACTTCCTTGATGATTTAGGAGACAAATTTAAGACTCTAGCAGAAATATGCATAGGCAGACACATCAACATGAAAGACAGTAGCTCCAGGAATGAATCAGGTTTTGGTCTTAATGACGCAAAGTCGTGGTTCTTAGATCAGCAAAATGCTTCCAGCTCCGAACAAGCCTTTGCCTCGGGCAGCCGCTTCCAGCCTGACCCCCCGGCGCACGTGGGCGGTGGCGCAGGAGAAGACACCGTGTCTGAGGAGGTGGTCACGGAAACAACCTTTGCATCCCACTCTGGGCAGCGCGACACCCGGCCCCTTCCCGCGGCCCACACGGAGACCAATTTCACGGTGACGGAAACGTCCTACTCTGCGGGGGCTCCTGTCCGCTCAGCCGCTGTCTTTCTAGACCCCCAGTTTAAGGAGAACGTAGTGGTGACAGAGAGAGTGCTGGCACCCGCGTCGAGCTTGCAGGGTATGGTGGAAATCCCCCACTTGCCGCACGGAAGCAATGTGGTGGTTACGGAGAGGATGGTGAAGTCGGAGGGCACCGGGCCAGGAGCCCTGACAGTTCAGGATCTCCCCGACTCCCAGTACGTCGTGGTGAGGGAGCGGGAGAGGGTGCTTgtgcctgctgcagagcagggctcgCTCAGCTTCCCCGCTTTGGCAGAGGGGCGCGGCGTGGTGGTGAACGAAAGGGCGGTGACAACCGCGGGGATGCAGAGCAGAGCCGAACAGGCGGCGGGTGCCGGCTCGGGAAGGCAAGAGCACGTGTTGATCACAGACTCCCTGCTTAACCAGGCGGGCTCCAACTTGGAGGGGCCGCCTCCTGCCAGCGCCACGCTGAGCAAGTCTTCCAGGGTCACCAAATACAGCACGGTGCAGTACACTCGCTCGTAG